One genomic segment of Impatiens glandulifera chromosome 6, dImpGla2.1, whole genome shotgun sequence includes these proteins:
- the LOC124941261 gene encoding TATA-binding protein-associated factor BTAF1, with product MAQQQSSRLNRLLTLLDTGSTQSTRFTAARQIGEIAKSHPQELNPLLSKVSQYLRSKNWDTRVAAAQAIGAIAANVKHTTLSELCSCVESKILETGIPGLAEEVVAWSTSGSKILAGISFKSFDINKVLDFGALLASGGQEYDVGSDIGKNPRERLARQKQNLKRRLGLDVCEQFMDVNEMIRDEDLIVSKNSDMNGVPHRHFTQSSVHRVQQLVSNMVPAYRTRRPSARELNLLKRKAKINSRDQTKIWNKEGDLDTSNSQEMVSPKGFCSDSSSSNKMFESNPDEDLIDHDGDGTWPFHNFVEQLIIDMFDPIWEVRHGSVMALREILTYQGACSGVFMPELNFDGEKKDNKGISLSLKRARDTDHNIHVPTDEMESNLKRPKVLGVSSPSEDSKVSFSTDVNRLDVSVKVEDGCWKSSEALADVELSVCSIKTEPQSYVDDLKTVDMAEAKTITPRDGVAIGNMGTIDSLPENCELMNLIKVARHSWLKNCEFLQDSAIRILCVLILDRFGDYVSDQVVAPVRETCAQALGVVLKYMHPALVHETLNILLQMQHRPEWEVRHGSLLGIKYLVAVRQEMLHNLLAHVIPACKAGLEDPDDDVRSVAADALIPAASAVVSLKGHILYSIIMLLWDILLDLDDLSPSTSSVMNLLAEIYSQDEMIPSSSKTEALEGKNGLDLNEMVHPEDIEGIDSQENPFMLSMLAPRLWPFMRHSITSVRASAIRTLERLLEAGCKRKISDSSTSCWPSFILGDTLRIVFQNMLLESKQEILQCSERVWRLLLQSSMEDLEGASKLYISSWIELASTSYGSALDATKMFWPLALPRRSHFKAVAKLRAAKLENNSCINVGSDSAKGSNFLEKNVDTSTGPVKIIVGADTDMSVTCTRAVTTMALGLLAARLHESCLQCLVDPLWKALTSFSGVQRQVASMVLISWFRELKSSNSSFPTGLSNNFKSWLFDLLACSDPAFPTKGSLLPYSELSRTYSKMRNEASQLFHAVESSGMFNEVLPVPSMDPEVLSTEDAMSFAAKLKVPRFDTLEEESVERNIGDDIESLKQRLAATAGYLKCVQGNLHVAVSALVAASIVWMADLPSKLNPIILPLMASIKREQEEILQDKAAEALAELIYECVARKPGPNDKLIKNIFSLTWTDPCETPQAGVLKSMDVIEDQDLLSFGNSFGKQKSKAPILASGEDRSRVEGFISRRGSELALRHLCKKFGASLFEKLPKVWDCITETLKPVRIGSEKQVDIQNIEAVIQTINDPQILINNIQVVRSIAPLLDKTLWPTLLTLLPCIFICVRHFHVAVRLAASRCITSMAKSMTMDVMGAVIENVIPMLGDMTSVYARQGAGMLVSLLVKGLGVVLVPYAPLLVVPLLRCMSDCDQCVRQSVTHSFAALVPLLPLARGISPPVVLSEDLSRNKEDAEFLEQLVDNSHIEDFKLPIDLKVELRRYQQEGINWLAFLRRFNLHGILCDDMGLGKTLQATAIVASDIAEHRATDSKSRLLPSLIICPSTLVGHWVYEIEKFVDPSLITTIQYVGSAQERISLRSEFNNFDVTITSYDVVRKDIEFLEHLLWNYCILDEGHIIKNSKSKVTCAVKQLKAQHRLILSGTPIQNNVLDLWSLFDFLMPGFLGTDRQFQAAYGKPLVAARDPKCSAKDAEAGVLAMEALHKQVMPFLLRRTKDEVLSDLPEKIIQDRYCDLSPVQLKLYEQFSGSHVRQEISTIVNSGDSGTEEVKASSGASSHVFQALQYLLKLCSHPILVLGEKIPDSVSGLLSELLPPGCDIIPELHKLRHSPKLVALQQILEECGIGIDSVNSDSSGGVGQHRVLIFAQHKALLDIIERDLFHTYMKSVTYLRLDGSVESEKRFDIVKTFNSDPTIDVLLLTTHVGGLGLNLTSADTLVFMEHDWNPMRDHQAMDRAHRLGQRKVVNVHRLIMRGTLEEKVMSLQKFKVSVANAIINVENSSMKTMNTDQLLDLFTPAENKKGPGSSRGSDRDDGGDSQLLGTGKGMKSILSGLEELWDQSQYTEEYSLNHFLAKLNG from the exons ATGGCTCAGCAGCAGTCGTCTCGTCTTAATCGCCTACTCACACTTCTCGACA CTGGTTCAACCCAATCAACGAGGTTTACTGCGGCTAGGCAGATAGGGGAGATTGCCAAATCACATCCCCAAGAATTGAACCCTTTATTGAGCAAA GTTAGCCAGTACCTACGTTCTAAGAACTGGGATACAAGGGTGGCAGCAGCTCAAGCCATTGGTGCTATCGCCGCAAATGTTAAGCATACAACTTTGTCTGAACTATGTAgttgtgttgaatccaaaaTTTTAGAGACTGGGATACCTGGTCTTGCAGAAGAGGTAGTAGCATGGTCTACATCAGGTTCCAAGATTCTAGCTGGCATTTCATTTAAAAG CTTTGACATTAACAAGGTTTTGGACTTTGGCGCTTTATTAGCTTCAGGGGGACAG GAATACGATGTTGGAAGTGATATAGGGAAGAATCCCAGAGAGAGACTGGCTCGCCAGAAACAAAATCTTAAACGGCGGTTAG GGTTGGATGTGTGTGAGCAGTTCATGGATGTCAATGAAATGATTAGGGATGAAGACCTCATTGTGAGCAAAAACTCAGACATGAATGGAGTTCCTCATAGACACTTCACACAATCTTCTGTCCATAGAGTTCAACAGTTAGTGTCAAATATGGTACCGGCATACAGAACTAGACGTCCTAGTGCCAGGGAACTGAATCTCTTAAAACGGAAAGCAAAAATAAATTCAAGGGACCAAACAAAGATTTGGAACAAAGAAGGTGATTTGGACACATCAAACTCTCAAGAGATGGTGTCACCTAAAGGGTTTTGTTCAGATTCTTCAAGCTCTAATAAG ATGTTTGAGTCCAATCCCGATGAAGACCTTATTGATCACGATGGAGATGGAACATGGCCTTTCCATAATTTTGTTGAACAACTGATCATTGACATGTTCGATCCTA TTTGGGAAGTACGCCACGGAAGTGTCATGGCTTTAAGAGAAATCTTAACCTATCAAGGTGCCTGTTCGGGAGTGTTTATGCCTGAATTGAATTTTGACGGTGAGAAAAAAGATAACAAAGGTATTTCTTTATCATTGAAGAGAGCAAGGGATACTGATCATAATATTCATGTTCCAACTGATGAGATGGAGTCAAACCTTAAGAGGCCCAAAGTTCTTGGTGTATCAAGTCCATCCGAGGATTCAAAAGTGTCATTTTCCACAGACGTAAACAGATTGGATGTATCTGTGAAGGTAGAAGATGGTTGTTGGAAATCATCTGAAGCTCTGGCTGATGTTGAACTTAGTGTGTGTTCCATAAAAACTGAGCCTCAGTCTTATGTTGATGATCTGAAAACAGTTGATATGGCTGAAGCTAAGACCATTACTCCCAGAGATGGCGTTGCTATTGGAAATATGGGTACAATTGACAGTCTTCCTGAAAATTGTGAACTGATGAACTTGATTAAAGTGGCTAGGCATTCTTGGCTTAAAAATTGTGAATTTCTTCAAGACAGTGCTATCCGCATCTTATGTGTGTTGATTTTAGATCG CTTTGGAGACTATGTTTCTGATCAGGTTGTTGCTCCTGTTCGTGAAACATGTGCTCAAGCATTAGGTGTTGTTCTCAAGTACATGCATCCTGCTTTGGTTCATGAAACATTGAATATCTTGCTGCAAATGCAG CATAGACCAGAATGGGAAGTTCGTCATGGGAGTCTCCTGGGCATCAAATATTTGGTTGCTGTTCGGCAG GAGATGCTTCATAATTTACTTGCCCATGTCATCCCTGCATGCAAAGCAGGGCTGGAAGATCCTGATGATGATGTAAGATCAGTTGCTGCAGATGCTCTAATACCTGCTGCTTCTGCAGTAGTTTCACTGAAGGGGCATATCTTGTACTCTATCATTATGCTACTTTGGGATATATTGCTTGACCTGGACGATTTAAGCCCATCAACTAGCAG TGTGATGAATTTGTTGGCAGAAATTTATTCTCAGGATGAGATGATTCCTAGCTCCTCTAAAACTGAAGCATTGGAAGGAAAAAATGGTCTTGATCTTAATGAAATGGTTCATCCTGAAGATATTGAAGGAATAGATTCTCAGGAAAATCCATTTATGTTATCAATGTTGGCACCACGGTTGTGGCCATTCATGAGGCATAGTATAACATCAGTCCGTGCATCTGCCATTCGCACTCTG GAGCGGCTGCTTGAAGCTGGTTGCAAAAGGAAAATTTCTGACTCATCTACTTCCTGTTGGCCTTCTTTCATCCTGGGTGACACCCTTAGGATTGTATTCCAAAACATGCTTCTCGAATCAAAACAGGAGATACTGCAGTGTTCAGAGAGAGTTTGGAGGCTGCTTCTACAG TCATCCATGGAGGATTTGGAAGGTGCTTCTAAATTGTATATATCTTCTTGGATAGAACTGGCAAGTACCTCCTATGGCTCAGCCCTGGATGCAACAAAAATGTTTTGGCCTTTGGCTCTTCCTCGCAGAAGTCACTTTAAAGCAGTAGCTAAGTTGAGAGCAGCAAAACTTGAAAACAATTCATGTATAAATGTTGGATCAGATTCAGCTAAAGGCTCTAATTTTCTAGAGAAAAATGTAGATACCAGCACTGGCCCTGTCAAAATAATTGTAGGAGCTGACACAGATATGTCAGTTACATGTACAAGAGCTGTTACGACTATGGCATTAGGGCTTTTGGCTGCTAGGTTACATGAAAGTTGTCTACAGTGTCTTGTTGATCCCCTGTGGAAGGCCTTGACATCTTTCTCAGGAGTTCAACGACAG gtGGCTTCGATGGTACTTATTTCCTGGTTCAGAGAGCTGAAGAGTTCAAATAGCTCATTTCCAACTGGGTTATCTAATAATTTTAAGAGTTGGTTGTTTGATTTATTGGCTTGCTCTGACCCTGCATTTCCTACCAAGGGTTCACTCCTGCCATATTCTGAGCTTTCAAGGACATATTCTAAGATGCGAAATGAGGCCTCTCAGCTGTTTCACGCAGTTGAGTCTTCTGGTATGTTTAATGAGGTGTTGCCTGTTCCCTCAATGGACCCAGAAGTTCTTAGTACAGAGGATGCAATGAGTTTTGCTGCAAAGCTTAAGGTTCCTCGCTTTGACACTTTGGAAGAAGAATCTGTGGAACGGAATATTGGTGATGATATAGAATCTCTGAAACAGAGACTTGCGGCTACTGCAGGCTATTTGAAATGTGTTCAG GGTAACTTGCATGTTGCTGTCTCTGCATTGGTTGCTGCTTCCATTGTTTGGATGGCAGATCTACCCTCAAAGTTGAATCCAATTATATTGCCTTTAATGGCTTCCATTAAGAGGGAACAG GAGGAGATTCTACAGGACAAGGCTGCTGAGGCACTTGCAGAGCTTATTTATGAATGTGTTGCACGCAAACCTGGACCAAACGACAAGctgattaagaatatttttagtttGACATGGACAGATCCTTGTGAGACACCTCAGGCTGGGGTCTTGAAATCTATGGATGTTATTGAGGACCAAGATCTCCTATCTTTTGGCAATAGTTTTGGTAAACAGAAATCTAAGGCACCTATTCTTGCTTCTGGTGAGGACCGCTCGAGGGTTGAGGGATTCATTAGCAGACGTGGATCTGAACTTGCATTAAGGCATTTATGCAAGAAGTTTGGTGCTTCACTCTTTGAAAAGCTTCCTAAGGTTTGGGATTGCATCACTGAAACTTTGAAGCCTGTCAGAATTGGGAGCGAGAAGCAAGTAGATATACAAAATATTGAGGCAGTTATTCAAACTATCAATGATCCCCAGATCTTGATAAACAATATACAG GTGGTGCGCTCCATAGCCCCTCTTCTGGATAAGACTTTGTGGCCAACCCTGCTTACACTCCTTCCCTGCATCTTTATATGTGTTCGCCATTTCCATGTTGCTGTTAGACTTGCTGCTTCAAGGTGTATTACATCAATGGCAAAATCAATGACCATGGATGTAATGGGCGCTGTAAttgaaaatgtcattccaatgTTGGGCGACATGACATCTGTTTATGCAAGACAAGGAGCTGGAATGCTTGTAAGTTTACTTGTCAAGGGCTTGGGTGTGGTTCTGGTTCCATATGCGCCATTGTTGGTTGTTCCACTTTTGCGATGCATGAGTGACTGTGATCAATGTGTCAGACAGAGTGTGACACATAGTTTTGCTGCCCTTGTGCCTCTTCTTCCATTGGCAAGGGGCATTTCTCCACCTGTTGTCCTAAGTGAGGATTTGTCTAGAAACAAAGAAGATGCCGAATTTCTGGAACAACTGGTGGACAATTCACATATTGAAGATTTTAAGCTTCCTATTGACTTAAAAGTAGAACTCAGGAG GTATCAACAGGAAGGTATAAATTGGTTAGCTTTCCTGAGACGTTTCAACCTTCATGGCATCCTTTGTGATGATATGGGACTTGGTAAAACTCTTCAAGCCACAGCTATAGTGGCATCTGACATTGCAGAACATCGTGCTACAGATAGCAAAAGCCGTCTCCTGCCCTCATTAATCATTTGCCCATCGACACTGGTTGGTCATTGGGTCTATGAGATTGAGAAGTTCGTTGACCCTTCCTTGATAACTACTATACAATATGTTGGTTCTGCTCAGGAAAGAATATCCCTTCGCAGcgaatttaacaattttgatgtCACCATCACGTCGTATGATGTTGTCCGAAAAGATATTGAGTTTCTTGAACATCTATTATGGAATTACTGTATTCTAGATGAAGGACATATTATCAAGAATTCTAAGTCAAAGGTCACATGTGCTGTGAAACAGTTGAAAGCACAGCATCGCCTGATACTAAGTGGAACTCCGATACAG AATAACGTCTTGGATTTGTGGTCTCTTTTTGACTTCCTGATGCCAGGATTTCTGGGCACTGATAGACAG TTTCAAGCCGCTTATGGGAAGCCATTGGTAGCTGCGCGAGATCCAAAGTGCTCTGCCAAGGATGCTGAGGCTGGAGTACTTGCCATGGAGGCTTTACACAAGCAG GTTATGCCTTTTCTACTTCGCCGAACAAAAGACGAAGTTTTGTCTGATCTTCCAGAGAAAATTATTCAGGACAGATACTGTGACCTCAGTCCTGTTCAACTTAAACTATATGAGCAGTTCTCTGGTTCTCATGTGAGGCAAGAGATCTCCACCATTGTAAATTCTGGTGATTCAGGTACAGAAGAAGTGAAGGCTTCATCTGGTGCCTCATCACATGTTTTCCAG GCCCTTCAATACCTACTTAAACTTTGTAGCCACCCAATCCTGGTCTTGGGTGAAAAAATTCCAGATTCAGTCTCAGGACTTCTGTCTGAATTACTACCACCTGGTTGTGATATTATTCCGGAACTCCACAAACTGCGTCATTCCCCTAAACTGGTTGCACTTCAGCAGATTCTAGAAGAATGTGGAATAGGCATTGATTCTGTAAATTCTGACAGTTCAGGTGGTGTGGGGCAACATAGAGTTTTAATATTTGCCCAGCATAAG GCCTTACTTGACATTATTGAAAGAGACCTCTTTCACACTTACATGAAAAG TGTAACATATTTGCGACTGGATGGATCAGTTGAATCAGAAAAACGTTTTGATATTGTTAAAACTTTCAATTCAGATCCTACCATTGATGTACTGCTACTTACTACTCATG TTGGTGGCCTTGGCCTTAACCTTACTTCAGCTGACACGCTAGTTTTTATGGAGCATGACTGGAATCCGATGCGAGATCATCAG GCAATGGACAGAGCACATAGGTTAGGTCAACGTAAAGTGGTGAATGTTCATCGGCTGATAATGCGAGGAACTCTGGAGGAGAAAGTCATGAGCCTTCAGAAGTTTAAAGTATCAGTTGCTAATGCTATCATAAATGTGGAGAACTCTAGCATGAAAACAATGAACACAGACCAGTTACTTGATCTTTTCACACCTGCTGAAAACAAAAAG GGGCCTGGTTCATCAAGAGGTTCAGATCGTGACGATGGTGGTGATTCACAATTACTGGGCACTGGGAAAGGTATGAAGTCCATTCTGAGCGGTTTAGAAGAGCTCTGGGATCAATCACAATACACTGAAGAATACAGTCTGAACCATTTCTTAGCCAAGCTAAATGGTTAG